One window of bacterium genomic DNA carries:
- a CDS encoding SoxR reducing system RseC family protein, with amino-acid sequence MLEETAFVISLNGDRATVALVRSDACGGCAAKDMCHPSSGKTMKMEVRNVAGAHPGDKVVVSLPSSELLKASATAYFMPAVAAVAGGAVGWSRYGTDGAAIAGTFCGLALATLYLFWQGRKSRDSIPCISRVL; translated from the coding sequence ATGCTTGAGGAAACTGCTTTCGTCATTTCGTTAAATGGTGATCGTGCCACGGTAGCCCTGGTACGGTCAGACGCCTGCGGCGGCTGTGCGGCGAAAGACATGTGCCATCCGTCATCGGGGAAAACCATGAAGATGGAGGTCAGGAACGTGGCTGGCGCACACCCGGGCGACAAGGTGGTAGTATCTCTTCCGTCGAGCGAACTTCTCAAGGCATCTGCGACTGCTTATTTTATGCCGGCGGTGGCAGCGGTGGCTGGTGGTGCGGTGGGATGGTCCCGTTACGGCACCGATGGGGCGGCTATCGCAGGTACGTTTTGCGGGCTGGCTCTCGCCACCCTTTATTTGTTCTGGCAGGGCAGGAAAAGCCGGGATTCGATCCCCTGCATCTCAAGGGTTCTTTGA
- a CDS encoding RluA family pseudouridine synthase has product MGSTHLTVTPEESKTRLDHFLSHRLPDLTRSRLKKLIGEGHILVDGVSTKAGAMLRAGNVVTVQVPALQPSDVMPEAIPLSILHEDSDLIVIDKAPHMVVHPAHGHSTGTLVNALLHHCLDLSGIGGVMRPGIVHRLDKGTSGVMVAAKNDAAHHCLSAQFKDHTIGRVYLAAVRGELKEDRGRIEKPLARHSRNRKKIAVRESGRSAVTDYEVLGRRNGISLVRLVPGTGRTHQLRVHLASSGHPILGDVTYGGGVQSLHQKSSEGKALLRALRRPALHALKLEFDHPSTHLRLSFESPPPEDLSGLFQWIVGGTL; this is encoded by the coding sequence ATGGGGAGCACCCACCTTACCGTAACACCCGAAGAATCCAAAACCCGCCTTGACCACTTTCTGTCTCACAGGCTCCCAGACCTGACCCGTTCCCGGCTTAAAAAGCTCATCGGGGAAGGTCATATACTCGTTGACGGGGTTTCAACCAAGGCCGGTGCAATGCTGCGGGCAGGCAATGTAGTGACGGTTCAGGTCCCTGCGCTTCAGCCGTCAGACGTCATGCCGGAAGCGATCCCCCTTTCTATCCTCCACGAAGACAGCGATCTTATCGTCATCGACAAGGCTCCCCACATGGTTGTTCATCCGGCCCACGGGCATTCGACGGGCACACTCGTTAACGCCCTTCTCCACCATTGTCTGGACCTGTCCGGAATAGGCGGGGTCATGAGGCCGGGTATTGTCCACCGGCTGGACAAGGGTACCTCGGGCGTTATGGTGGCGGCCAAGAACGACGCTGCCCACCACTGCCTGTCGGCCCAGTTCAAGGACCACACCATCGGGCGTGTCTATCTTGCAGCTGTGAGAGGCGAACTCAAAGAAGACAGGGGCCGCATCGAAAAACCCCTCGCCCGCCACTCCCGGAACAGGAAAAAGATCGCAGTGCGCGAATCGGGCCGTAGCGCCGTAACTGACTACGAGGTCCTGGGGCGTCGTAACGGTATCAGTCTGGTTAGGCTTGTACCCGGGACCGGCAGGACCCATCAGCTTCGCGTGCACCTGGCCTCTTCAGGTCACCCCATTCTCGGTGATGTGACCTATGGCGGGGGGGTACAGTCACTTCATCAGAAGAGCAGCGAGGGTAAAGCCCTCCTCAGGGCTCTTCGGAGACCTGCCCTCCACGCCCTGAAACTCGAGTTCGACCACCCTTCAACACACCTGCGGCTGTCCTTCGAATCTCCCCCTCCTGAAGACCTGTCAGGCCTTTTCCAGTGGATCGTGGGAGGAACCCTGTGA
- a CDS encoding polyphenol oxidase family protein, which yields MTILRSALLDREGFDHGFGTRRSIPGDFPVDVHILLQVHGEKIVVLTGDPEEEKRRKGEKETNRRTVCSGASSPSPLFPFSGAEVVYQNLPAHHFRFDEGDAMVSDIPGVSLGIRTADCLPLLIVDRVRGTAAAVHCGWRSLALGLTGKAVRVMTGVMGSSEKHLLAAIGPSIGLCCYEVGEDVRDAFSHFRSGDGLFVQRDKSLYLDLASGVKTQLIMEGVAPENVDEIVGCTSCNPELFWSHRARKDKERMVSFVTVRKGYE from the coding sequence GTGACGATCCTGCGCTCGGCCCTTCTTGATAGGGAGGGGTTTGATCATGGGTTTGGGACGAGGCGGTCAATACCAGGCGATTTCCCCGTGGATGTTCATATATTATTGCAGGTCCACGGGGAAAAGATCGTGGTATTGACCGGCGATCCTGAAGAGGAGAAGAGGAGAAAAGGGGAAAAGGAGACAAACCGTAGAACTGTTTGCTCTGGCGCCTCTTCCCCATCCCCCCTCTTCCCCTTTTCCGGAGCGGAAGTGGTCTACCAGAACCTTCCAGCACACCACTTCCGGTTTGACGAGGGGGATGCCATGGTGAGCGATATCCCGGGTGTTTCCCTGGGGATCCGCACCGCCGACTGTCTGCCCCTCCTCATCGTGGACCGTGTCAGGGGGACGGCGGCAGCGGTGCACTGCGGCTGGCGGAGCCTGGCCCTTGGCCTAACAGGTAAAGCCGTCCGGGTGATGACCGGAGTCATGGGAAGCAGTGAGAAACACCTCCTCGCGGCCATCGGGCCCTCCATCGGGCTGTGCTGCTACGAGGTGGGGGAGGATGTAAGGGATGCTTTCTCTCATTTCAGAAGTGGAGACGGCCTTTTCGTACAGCGTGACAAGAGCCTTTATCTCGACCTGGCCTCGGGGGTGAAGACCCAACTCATCATGGAAGGCGTGGCCCCCGAGAACGTGGATGAGATCGTGGGGTGTACTTCATGCAACCCGGAGCTGTTCTGGTCGCACCGGGCACGCAAAGACAAAGAGCGCATGGTGAGTTTCGTTACTGTGAGAAAAGGGTATGAGTGA
- a CDS encoding Fic family protein: MKIPEKPPHWMKPFRAMPRRSLEFFASEKGRTLMQKIDDGYLHWEKVKYKNTPSSIDPSHLWAIVKAARLQRRRVLPLFSTKRKAFTYGLPDSVHRELHFVDWFAGGQLGLETPGLSPDAKERYLVSSLMEEAIASSQIEGAATTRRVAKEMLRSGRKPRDRAEQMILNSYRTIQRIKNLVDEDLSVEVLHELQESMTVETLDDPHCVGRFRLPDEEIHVVDIEDGKPLHVPPPAEELSDRVQAMCDFANQDGKSEFIHPVLKAVILHFWLAYDHPYVDGNGRTARALFYWYAMKKGYWLIEYLSVSRMIMKSRNQYYRSFLYAESDDFDVTYFIVYHLKALNLAMEELRRYLERKQREYRESLSMLHGWPGLNYRQQALLRHALNNPFAIYTFQSHMNSHNIAYATGRSDLLTLVERGLLIANKVGRQFQFLVPGDLYEKIVKNRI; the protein is encoded by the coding sequence ATGAAAATCCCTGAGAAACCACCGCATTGGATGAAGCCTTTCCGCGCGATGCCTCGTCGGTCATTGGAGTTTTTTGCTTCAGAAAAAGGCCGTACACTTATGCAAAAAATTGACGATGGCTATCTACATTGGGAGAAGGTTAAATATAAAAATACACCGTCTTCAATCGATCCAAGTCATCTCTGGGCCATAGTGAAAGCTGCGCGCCTTCAAAGGCGCCGTGTTTTGCCGCTTTTTAGCACTAAAAGAAAAGCATTCACCTATGGTCTTCCCGATTCCGTCCATCGAGAATTGCATTTTGTGGACTGGTTTGCAGGGGGGCAGCTGGGATTGGAAACACCCGGGTTATCTCCTGATGCGAAAGAGCGATATCTTGTAAGCTCTCTTATGGAAGAGGCCATTGCCTCAAGCCAAATTGAGGGTGCTGCGACAACGCGCCGTGTTGCCAAGGAAATGCTTCGCTCTGGTCGTAAACCCCGTGACCGAGCTGAGCAAATGATCCTCAATAGTTACAGAACCATACAGCGGATTAAAAACCTTGTAGATGAAGATCTTTCAGTCGAAGTGCTTCATGAACTTCAAGAATCAATGACCGTGGAAACCCTGGATGATCCACATTGTGTAGGGAGATTCCGTCTTCCGGACGAAGAAATCCATGTTGTTGACATCGAGGATGGAAAGCCCCTTCATGTCCCACCCCCTGCCGAGGAATTAAGCGACAGGGTACAAGCTATGTGCGATTTCGCTAACCAGGATGGTAAATCTGAATTTATTCATCCTGTGCTCAAAGCTGTGATCCTCCATTTCTGGCTTGCTTATGATCATCCATATGTAGACGGAAATGGTCGTACGGCGCGTGCCCTTTTTTATTGGTATGCAATGAAGAAAGGCTACTGGCTTATAGAGTACCTTTCCGTTTCCCGAATGATCATGAAGTCGAGAAACCAATACTATCGATCATTTCTTTATGCTGAAAGTGATGACTTCGATGTTACCTATTTTATCGTTTATCATCTCAAAGCTCTAAATCTGGCAATGGAGGAACTCCGTCGCTATCTGGAGCGTAAGCAAAGAGAATACAGGGAATCACTAAGTATGCTGCACGGATGGCCTGGCCTTAACTACAGGCAGCAGGCATTACTTAGACACGCTCTAAACAATCCGTTTGCGATATACACTTTTCAATCCCACATGAATTCTCACAATATTGCTTATGCAACAGGAAGAAGCGACCTGTTGACTCTAGTTGAGCGAGGCCTTCTTATTGCAAACAAGGTAGGTAGACAGTTTCAATTCCTGGTTCCAGGCGATCTTTACGAGAAAATTGTAAAAAATCGCATTTAG